The DNA sequence TTCAACTACCACCTCTCGAAGCTCGTCCCGCACTTCGTGTGGAAGACAGAGGAGGGGTACCGATTGAGCGGCGCGGGGAAGAAGCTCGCTCGGACGGTCGTCGCGGTCGCGGGAGGACACGACGTCGACCTCTCCGGCGAGATGGACACGGAGTGTCCGGTGTGTGGGGCCGAAATAAGCGCCACCTACGAGGACCAGTGGCTCCGATTCACCTGCACCGAGTGTGGGGGGCTGTTCGGGGACGCGGCCCCCAGCGGAGCGCTTTTGAACGCACCGTTTCCGGCACCGGGGCTGGTCGGTCGGACACCGGACGGTGCGCTCAGGACGGAGCTCTACCGGTGCATGTTGGACATGACATCGATGATGCAGGGAGTGTGTCCCGAGTGCGCCAGCGTCGTCGAGGGCACTTTGTCGGCGTGTGACGACCACGACACGCACGGCGGGCACTGCCGAGCCTGCGGGACGCCGTTCGTCGCCTGGGGGGAGCTTCGGTGCGACAGCTGTCGGTACGCCAAACGGCTTCCAGTCGAGTTGTGCGTGATGGGTCTCGCACCCGTGATTGGCTTCCTGTACGCCCGGGACGTCAACGTGCTCACGCCCTCGCTCGACGAACTCGTCGAACTGATTCAGACGCAGATGAGGACCACTGTTACGGAGAACCCCCTCAGAGTGGTCACGGTCATCGGTGCGACTGACCGCCTGTCGCTGACTCTCGACGAGCATCTGACCGTCGTCGACTGCTCGGAGTCGTAAGCATCAACAGGGACGAGCAGACCGTCGTGCGGTCGACGAACTGGTGCCTCGTGGCTGATACTACCGGTTCTCCGAGAGAAGTGTTGTTCTCCGAATATTTAATCGAAAACGCGACGTAGAGCCGTCCGAACATGTCGCTTGTAACAGACCACTACGACGTGACCCTCGGCAAGCTCGGTGCACGACTCGACGTTGCCCCGACGGAGAACGAGGCGAACGTCGCCGTGGTCGAACACACGCTCCCGCCACACACGCTGGCGGCACCGCTACACCGCCACAGCCGCGAGGACGAGATATCGTACGTGCTGGACGGGGAGATGACG is a window from the Salinigranum halophilum genome containing:
- a CDS encoding DUF7351 domain-containing protein, with protein sequence MEESRRTSKTGLNGMSPEEAFAVLGDQTRLNIVRVLWTAGVVHEYDDLDDSASTMSFSELRRRVDVRDNGRFNYHLSKLVPHFVWKTEEGYRLSGAGKKLARTVVAVAGGHDVDLSGEMDTECPVCGAEISATYEDQWLRFTCTECGGLFGDAAPSGALLNAPFPAPGLVGRTPDGALRTELYRCMLDMTSMMQGVCPECASVVEGTLSACDDHDTHGGHCRACGTPFVAWGELRCDSCRYAKRLPVELCVMGLAPVIGFLYARDVNVLTPSLDELVELIQTQMRTTVTENPLRVVTVIGATDRLSLTLDEHLTVVDCSES